Proteins from a single region of Carassius gibelio isolate Cgi1373 ecotype wild population from Czech Republic chromosome A5, carGib1.2-hapl.c, whole genome shotgun sequence:
- the fam222aa gene encoding protein FAM222A yields the protein MLACLQRRQTPAPQHATAICSSSSSKSLEQTQHIHRKCELTVPMPSPRYPSAAELDAYAQKMANSPLSIKIFPTNIRVPQHKHLNRTVNGYDTTGQRYSPYPHLHTGGYQGLLAIVKLSSSSSSSSSSSSSFNTKGVVKNSEGRRTKLSPAQIAVAPYPPPNSSTLGHCHGQIVYHTGHPKPPEATTLSVPPNVTVASSVIPVAGGRGLNLPPQSNLPSIQSIIYQINQHCQAQALQQVCQNGASTGPPNRSPSKQGTANSSGGTYVTSVAPQGNMPYSGMVLPGQNGEAMKAGVYPEGMEYLLWQKQQQQQQAVLRMYSGGSGGGGAISKSPETCAPGGSIMLGGAQVSSSRGYPMTASTSGGGGLDKVSSSPLNCVGMHGNFSVGQYFAPPWNSVLVTPDSDCYNPQELPGATTTAGPVTGHRELGFHHHHQHPHHHHHHNHHHHHHPPIDSTGLCCSLPSKSLCNASVLSSSLQSLEYLINDIHPPCIKEQMLGKGYETVSVPRLLDHQHAHIRLPVYR from the coding sequence gCGAGCTGACTGTCCCCATGCCTTCCCCGCGCTATCCCAGTGCAGCAGAGCTGGATGCCTATGCGCAGAAGATGGCCAACAGCCCTCTGTCCATAAAAATCTTCCCCACCAACATCAGGGTCCCCCAACACAAGCACCTTAACCGGACTGTGAACGGATATGACACCACCGGACAGCGCTATAGCCCCTACCCCCACCTCCACACAGGGGGCTACCAGGGTCTGTTAGCAATAGTCAAACTctcatcatcgtcgtcatcatcctcatcttcctcatcatCTTTCAACACAAAGGGCGTCGTCAAAAACTCTGAGGGCAGGAGGACTAAGTTGTCTCCGGCGCAGATAGCAGTGGCTCCTTATCCGCCTCCCAACAGCAGCACTTTAGGTCATTGCCACGGACAGATTGTGTACCACACAGGGCATCCCAAACCGCCAGAGGCCACCACTCTATCAGTCCCCCCTAACGTCACTGTGGCCAGCTCCGTCATCCCTGTTGCAGGGGGCCGAGGATTGAACCTCCCTCCTCAATCGAATCTTCCCTCCATCCAGAGCATCATTTACCAGATCAACCAGCACTGCCAGGCCCAGGCTCTGCAGCAGGTGTGTCAGAACGGGGCCTCGACGGGACCTCCGAACCGCAGCCCATCCAAACAGGGCACCGCTAACTCCTCAGGGGGGACTTACGTCACTAGTGTGGCTCCGCAGGGAAACATGCCCTATTCAGGGATGGTGCTACCAGGGCAGAACGGGGAGGCAATGAAGGCTGGGGTGTATCCCGAAGGTATGGAATATCTGCTGTGGCAGaaacaacagcaacagcagcaggcAGTTTTGAGGATGTACAGTGGAGGGAGCGGAGGTGGAGGTGCCATCAGCAAGTCACCTGAAACCTGTGCCCCAGGAGGGTCCATCATGCTCGGAGGGGCACAGGTGTCCTCCTCAAGAGGTTATCCGATGACGGCCAGTACGAGTGGTGGCGGTGGACTAGACAAGGTCAGCTCCTCGCCTTTGAACTGTGTGGGGATGCATGGGAACTTTTCTGTCGGTCAGTACTTTGCGCCTCCATGGAACAGTGTTCTGGTGACACCGGACAGTGACTGCTACAACCCACAAGAGCTGCCAGGAGCTACAACCACAGCCGGACCAGTGACGGGACACAGGGAGCTGGGATTCCACCACCATCACCAACaccctcatcatcatcaccaccacaaccatcatcatcatcaccaccccCCCATAGACAGCACGGGTCTGTGCTGCAGTTTGCCTAGTAAGAGTCTATGTAATGCTTCAGTGTTGAGCAGCAGTCTGCAGTCACTGGAATACCTGATCAATGACATCCATCCTCCCTGCATCAAAGAGCAGATGTTGGGGAAGGGATACGAGACCGTGTCTGTGCCGAGACTATTGGACCACCAGCATGCGCACATCCGCCTCCCTGTTTACAGATAA